Within Telopea speciosissima isolate NSW1024214 ecotype Mountain lineage chromosome 8, Tspe_v1, whole genome shotgun sequence, the genomic segment CAAGACCACAGTCCAACCTTACAAGGGGTCTGTCTTAATAATCTAGTTGTAACTTCCAAATTTGCACCCAAAAGATATATTTCAAAACGACTGGGATTTGACATAATATAAGACTTCACAGCAGCCACGGAGTAAGTTAAATATATCGTGCTCTACTTTCCAGATCCAGTGCCCCAAAGAAGTATTGCAAGAAGATTGGGATTTGATATCATGTAAAGGGCTAATaaatcaaacccaaaacaatTATTAAACTTCAACTCATGCAAAGGTTCAAAAGAAACTAAATAATGATGAACAATTAAATAACCCTGCCTATAGTGAATTAACAACGCATTGATCACATGCCAGGGAAGGTCATAttcaaaacttaaaagaaattgaTGCGGGTAGTATAAAGGGTTGACTAGACTTCTAATTGGTCTTTGGACAAATAACAATGTTGTGTGTTTGAAGAGACTATGTAAAGTCTCGGTATTAGCACTAGctagcgctaataccgagatgacttaggggtattttaggtaatatgttttgttttctcttttcttattttccgGTTATGTCCCTTGGTTCCTCTAAGTGATTATATATTGAATGGAGTGGGAGCTCTAACACTGAGTTGAGACTCCCAAGGTTATACAGACCTGTCGTCTCTCATTGCTCgctccctcttctctttcttctctttttctctgctctttttctcttctttttttctcttctcttattaTTTACATTGTGAAACACTTTGCTGAAGCATATGGTGAAAGAAACATCTTTATTCTATCGAGAATTTAACACCTGAAACGACAAATGTTAAGTAATCATATATACCTCAATGAAGGCTTGTGGATTTGGGCAATTCTGTTGTTTTGACAATCTCAGTGTACTTTCTGCAGCAGTGCGGCCATCTCGAAGAGCAACAGCTTTAAAGAACTCCAGTAAATTCACTCGATCACTCTTAGAAAGTTCAGCAGTCATGCCCACATCAAGAAAAACGACGTGAGGCCTGGATTTGAATAGCCGTTTACGTGAAGATTTGCTCTGAGCTACTCGAACAAGGATATTTCCAGGATGCATGTCCGCATGGATAAAATTGTCCACCTGAAAAATATATCTTAGAATCATGTAAACACAATGCAATAGCTTGAATTATGTTCTCAATTTCTAGGAAGCAATTGGAGAATCATAAAGGAATCTAGAGCTATTAAGTAAGATCAAGTGCCTCTACTCCCTCCTTTTGGCTTGAGGGGAGTTGTATAAGAGAGAATAGAGAACAGAAAAAGAAGTTAGAAGTCAGCCCATCCAGGAATATCTCATTCTAATGGATGACTTATATCAGCTAGCTCCTTAGCAGATGAGTGAGCAAAGGCAGGGACACATAgatcataaatgtatatagggCCATAACTTATCACTCTCTTGATGTTGTACTATTTCCAACTAAGCTGTTTTAGGTATCGGAGGAGTCATTATTTATCCTTGAGAAAGAACCTTTGATGTCTCTTTCCAAACATCTCAGTTTTATATAAAATCTTAAGGCATGGGCATTCAAGTAGCCAAGGAAAACGGCAAGATTAGCCTTCCAAAAGCCAAACTTTTAGGTTGGCTCTAAAGGTAAGTTTCCATACTACcgtgcatagttgtcaaggcgacgcctaggcgtccaggcactttggtcgacttgggcgccttggtcgcctacttggtgtcgccttgtttttttaccctttcaaacgccttgggtcgcctaaccgtcGTGACAACTAAGCTACCGCGTCAGCAATGAGTTCATAGCACCTATTAATAGGCATCCATTTTTTATCCACCGATTCATAGTAAAGGGATAGTCCAGAATAATGGAATGTCTTCACATCACAAATCCTCCCAAAATCTAACCATAATGCCATAGCTAGAGTTATGCCCTTCGAAGTAACGGAGATTTTTCTGCAATGGATGAAGAATCCTTTTAATGAGGGAGGCTGCTTTGGAAGATTACCCTTTTTGCATGTAGATAAGGTGAAATGGGagaattttgaaaaaatgaacaaaagttCTAAACATGGTCACAGCTTTGTTTGGTATATCATGAAAGACTGGGCATCATTAAAGAGTGCATTCACTGAAATCCTGACCCCAAGCTGCACATGTTTCTCAGCCCTTATGTCAGCCTAATATTAAGAGAGCCCTAACCTTCATTTACTTTTTTTAAGCCTTTGTTATGAGATGAATAAGCAGCTTATATGCTGCAAAGTGCAGTTATCGCACATATGATGCACAGGTGCACAGATTACATCACCGTCTAGAATCTCTGTATATATTTCCCATGTTTTAATAGACATCTTTATTTGGTCCTCTACCAAGGAAAAAAATGCCTTAGCTAGAGTCCAAAAGTCACGGCTAAAGTAAACCGCTTTACTAAATGAACTAAAATTTTCTACTCCTGTATTTACTCTCGATGATCCTATTAGGAACTATCACGGCCATCACCATAACTTCAAAGCAACTTGCCTCCCAAGCCAAACCCATCCCTGTATGATCAAGACACTACCTTCTAACATACCAAATAAAACTTCTTGGTGTCATGCTTTTCAACAGAATTAAAATCTCCTTACAAATGTTGACAAGCCTTCATATGATAGAAACTGGACGAAAATAGTCAGAGAGAAATTACATGGAAAGAGTAGAAGAGTGCTCTGAATCAAAGTAAAATTTCCTATATTGGATGGATAGCCTCTTTTCCAAAACGAAAGATCCTCACAAAACAATTCCACAGGACCACAACCAGATCCAACATAGATAGCAAGCACTGACAGGTAAAACAAGATAAGTGGCAAGGAACTTACCTAATAGATATCCCCATCAAGACTAATACAAACATAGTTATCGTGGCATCTACGGAACCCAAGGCGTTGCAGGAGGCCTGGATGCAAgacaacaccaacaaggcgaccaaAGCGCCTATACGCTTAAGCGttgcctaggtgacgccttgacaactatacaAAGACTAAATACAACCCTAGACTTTGATTTGGGAGTAGTTTGGCAATGTGAGAAAGATGCTTTTGTAAGGATGGGTTTCATGTTATGTACTATTAATAGTGGGGTTTGTATTGCCACCTTTTGGAGGGCTTtgcatcttttttttctctgtatGTATGAAGTGTTACTTGTGGGAGGGGGGACAAATGGAACCTCAAAATAAACAAGGGTGCAAAGAGAAAGGCAACTTCATTCTTAATAAAAGTTCTATGCTTTCAAATAATCAACACATTGCAAACAGACATGTTGGGAGCTTCGAATAAGAACTAGATCTACAAAATTACAGAAAAACTCGTCACTAAAAATGATGAAGCTATTGCTTTTATGGCAAAATGAAGATGGACTTAGAGCTGAGGGATTCTAATTAGTTTCTGTTGGATCCATGTTGCCTTTAAGTGCAACATGTGGTGCTCTTCTAGAGCATAGTGCTAGTTCCACCTTcttgttatattttattttttaagaaaaaaccGTTAAATCTTCAGGAAGGGTGAGGGGAAGACAACAGCCTAGAGCGACTAAATCATAATTCATATTGTAGTAGGCAAGGACTCAGCACtgcagggttttgaagaaaTACACTGCTTTTTTTGGGAGGGCTGGGTGGGGGGTCATGTGTGTACATGCCCTCACACAGATGGGTTTAAGTTTGTCTAGTAGGATTGACTTGCATCTTTTGAATATGTGCATATGGTTCACATACCAATTGTACAATTTTAACATCCTGAATAAAATATGTAAATTgtacactaaaaaaaaaaccgcAGAactttttttgaatttatttgcTGATGACACTCTAGGCATTGTTGTATTGAGAGATCCAATACTACTCTGGGTGGATATTAACCAAATGGGTCCAAAATCTAGACATGGCACCTTATAGAGATGGAAAAAGATCCACACGTAGCCCAGAGCACAATCTAGATAAGCATCAACAACTAGACTAGAGGCAAATCATTAACTTCAAATGATAGAATACAATGATGTTAATATATGTCACTATCAACAGAAAATAAGGAACactaaatatatataattgtCGGCTTCAAGaaccacagagagagagaaactagcGAAGCAAAACATGATGAAAACCGTACCAGGAGCATCTTCAGAAGTGCATGTGTCCCAATGTGAGCAAGTGCTCTTTTAACTCGTTCATTTCCTTCCGGCTCATCAACATAGTGGGAAACACATTCTCCTTGCTCATAAGTCTCCACCAAGACAGCAGGATGCACTAGTGGATACAAAGGCTTTGGGAAGGATACGTCCTTCCATCTTcgaaaattataaataaaacgaCTCAAATGGGCAGCTTCTCTTGCAAGATCAACTTGAGACATCATAAAGACAGCAAACTGTTGTACACTTTCATCCAGCCTCAACCACTTCAATGTAGGTATGAACTTCGAAATTTTGGCAAAGAAATTTATGATCATGAAATCCCTCCTGATTGCATCAGCAACCCCAGGATGTCTAACTTTCACAGCAACTACAGAGGGCTTGATCTGTTGACCACGGTGTCGAAATCTCAATGAAGCTCTATGCACTTGGGCAACACTTCCAGATGCTACAGGTTCctcttcaaaatcttcaaaaatatcTAGAAGCTTGCGACCAAATGCTTTTTCAATAGATCTTTTTGTATAGGCAAAACTATGTGCTGGAGCTTGGGTGTGAAGCTTTGAAAGCTCAGTACAAAGATCTACAGGGAACAGATCAGGCCGTGTAGCAGCCCATTGTCCCCATTTTATGAAAGCTGGACCAGCTTTTTCAAGTGTAATACGGACAGTACGAAGCCACGCTATCCTGAATTCAACACCAAAAGAATCCGAAAATGGTGCCATTGCTACACTAGGGGAGAACAAAATTGCCAAAAAGATGGACctcagaaataaaataaaatactccaAAATTAGGAAGAAAAAAGATCCCAGAAATACATGCCCATCCTGTGCATGCATGTACAAAGTATTCCTTGTTGGAAAGTATTCCATATCTGCCCAAGCTTTCTGTGTCCATGCTACCTCTCCAAGAGCAAAGGCCAAAACACTAGGAGCTATTAGATGTGATCTGGTCAGCGCCAAGCTCACAGCACAGGCAATTCTACTTATTGGTGGAAATGCTGGACTTCTATAAGAACATATTTGTGAAAGCCTTCTCCAAGCAATATGAGCATGTTGTGTCAAAGAATTACTTGTTGGGATGACAGAGAAGTTCTTGGAACAACTACTCTTGTATAAACTATCTTTTGCTTTGTATAACGCAAATGAAGCATTCCCTCTACTTGAAAATTTGTACTGTGAATATAATCTGCATAGGGATGAAGGTAGACTGGCGATAACAATTGACTCATGTTTCTTTACTGTTGGATAGCTAGCTTTCTGATTTCCAAGAAGGAAGTGTGAAACTTTCCTAATGTTTCCAAATGCCAGAAACCTGCATTTTGGAGCAAATGATTAATCTTCTAGGCTGCAGACATGTAGAAAATTTGAAAGCACAAAAGGCTGATCCAGAACTTCATGAGATCTACAAACAAGCCAATTTTCAAGGCAATCAAATATATCCAAGCATCTCTACATATTCTAATCATTTGACAAATAAACTCCATTATCTTTCTACTAATCGTATGAGTCAGTTGTTGACAGAGGAACCAAGGAGAAATACTATTATCATCTAATGTATAAAAATGTATCAAGAACTCTGATGCATCTACTAAGCTAAGGAAAACCATTTTACAGAAGAGACATTATCAATGAAGTGATGAACAGAGTAAAACATTGTAGTTCTGATCTAATAATATGAAATggataagaaattaaataaaatactaaaacaagaaaaaggagaTGATATTGTCATTCCAATCTAACCTTTTTTCATGTGTGCAGTACAGAATTCATTTCAACATTAAAGATACCCCACTTAAAAGTTCTTCTGCATAAGTCTACAATACATAAGAATGGCAAAAGAGTTGCAGAATGGCCGTTGTGCGGGTCCCATGCAACAGGCAGATCTTATGAGTTATGACCATATCCTAGGACATAATATGGAATGTTAAcgttaagagaaagaaaactcaGTCTTCCCAATTCCCTTGATCACTCCCCCTGCAACTTCCATCACTGGGGAATCCCTCTCTGCAACTTGGATCCCCCACTGACATCCTTTAGTGCAACCAACTCACCACTCACCAgtgtttttctctttcattttgttGTCCAGTGATTCCAGCAGCTAATTTCTTTGCAACTTCAAACACTTTAATCTCCCCCATGAACAGTCTCAAGTGTTTCGATGTGTTGTCCAGCGATTTCTTTCTCCGGTGATCTTGCTCGTGGTTCCCTTATTAGGTTATGTTTTCTGGCAATTTCCTCCATCAGCAACCAGATTCACAAAAGGGTTTTTTCACAATTAACAATTGCTTTTAGTAATATAGAGTTTAAGGTTCATAGGTTGAGATTTCACAGTCGATGGTTTTAGGTTTCATAGATTATAAGTATAAGGTTCATTAGTTCATGGTTTAAGATTACATAGATTAAAGCTTATCAGTTCATGACATAAGATTCATAGATTAAGCTGATGGTTTCCAAAGATTCTCTTTATCTAACAGCAACTTCTCCACTCTGTGTTTTCTGGCAATAGATAAGCATGAGACACAGTAGACGTATAACTGGTAAAATCAATGGCTGAGATCTGACTACAACGATAGTGGAAACATCTGCGTGTAGCGAGAGAGAAACACACATAGCTCTGCTACTCTCTCTATGATAATATGGGGCAAAGGCTTAGTTTAGAATCAGAGTTGAGAGAATGATGTGACgtgtcattaatgacagaggtcctctttatttataatgtagtTACAACCCTAAAGGGGTTAAAAggtaaaaatggaaaataaagtaATGCCCTAATGTAACCTAATGTAAGGTGCAAAAATTCTAATCCCAcggttctcaacactccccctcaagtggGTGCAAATATACCATACATGCTCAACTTGGAGACCAGTGGATGAAACAACTTACAATTCAAACCCTTTGTAAATACATAAGCAAGTTGATtaacaaaactaacaaaaagGATATACATAATTCCTTGCtcaagcttctctttgatgaagtgtttgtCGATCTCAGTATGTTTTGTCCTGTCATGCTGAACTGGATTATGAGCAATATTGAaggcagctttgttgtcacagtagaggcGCATAGGATCTTCAGAAGTAACTCCCAGATCACTCAGTAATCCCTTAAGCCACAtgagttcacaaattccttgggccatgGCACGATACTCTGCTTTAGCGCTAGACCGTGATACAACtgattgtttcttgcttcgtcATGTGACAAGGTTACCCCCA encodes:
- the LOC122671974 gene encoding uncharacterized aarF domain-containing protein kinase 2-like isoform X1: MLRFLAFGNIRKVSHFLLGNQKASYPTVKKHESIVIASLPSSLCRLYSQYKFSSRGNASFALYKAKDSLYKSSCSKNFSVIPTSNSLTQHAHIAWRRLSQICSYRSPAFPPISRIACAVSLALTRSHLIAPSVLAFALGEVAWTQKAWADMEYFPTRNTLYMHAQDGHVFLGSFFFLILEYFILFLRSIFLAILFSPSVAMAPFSDSFGVEFRIAWLRTVRITLEKAGPAFIKWGQWAATRPDLFPVDLCTELSKLHTQAPAHSFAYTKRSIEKAFGRKLLDIFEDFEEEPVASGSVAQVHRASLRFRHRGQQIKPSVVAVKVRHPGVADAIRRDFMIINFFAKISKFIPTLKWLRLDESVQQFAVFMMSQVDLAREAAHLSRFIYNFRRWKDVSFPKPLYPLVHPAVLVETYEQGECVSHYVDEPEGNERVKRALAHIGTHALLKMLLVDNFIHADMHPGNILVRVAQSKSSRKRLFKSRPHVVFLDVGMTAELSKSDRVNLLEFFKAVALRDGRTAAESTLRLSKQQNCPNPQAFIEEVKTSFDFWGTPEGDLVHPADCMRQLLEQVRRHKVNIDGNVCTVMVTTLVLEGWQRKLDPEYDVMHTLQTLLFKADWAESLSYTIEGLMAP
- the LOC122671974 gene encoding probable serine/threonine-protein kinase abkC isoform X2 — encoded protein: MLRFLAFGNIRKVSHFLLGNQKASYPTVKKHESIVIASLPSSLCRLYSQYKFSSRGNASFALYKAKDSLYKSSCSKNFSVIPTSNSLTQHAHIAWRRLSQICSYRSPAFPPISRIACAVSLALTRSHLIAPSVLAFALGEVAWTQKAWADMEYFPTRNTLYMHAQDGHVFLGSFFFLILEYFILFLRSIFLAILFSPSVAMAPFSDSFGVEFRIAWLRTVRITLEKAGPAFIKWGQWAATRPDLFPVDLCTELSKLHTQAPAHSFAYTKRSIEKAFGRKLLDIFEDFEEEPVASGSVAQVHRASLRFRHRGQQIKPSVVAVKVRHPGVADAIRRDFMIINFFAKISKFIPTLKWLRLDESVQQFAVFMMSQVDLAREAAHLSRFIYNFRRWKDVSFPKPLYPLVHPAVLVETYEQGECVSHYVDEPEGNERVKRALAHIGTHALLKMLLVDNFIHADMHPGNILVRVAQSKSSRKRLFKSRPHVVFLDVGMTAELSKSDRVNLLEFFKAVALRDGRTAAESTLRLSKQQNCPNPQAFIEEVKTSFDFWGTPEGDLVHPADCMRQLLEQVRRHKVNIDGNVCTVMVTTLVLELQNFSGHMQKRSGTWCAHNIAKYTYPS